The window agaacatagataaataggacctcatcaaaatcaaatacttttgttCATGAAAGGCCATTACCGTGAAAGTAAAATGAGAGCCTACACAGTGAGAGATCTCAACAACATATCTgttaaaggattaatatccagaatatataaaaagaacccACTTAAAAGtaggtaaaagacttgaacagatatacAAAGAAGATttataaatggccagaaagcacatgaaaagatgctccatatcattagccatcaggaaatgcaaatcaaaaccacaataagataccatttcatacaaATTAAAATGGCTGCGACTAGCAACGTAGAAAACTACAAGTATGGGAGAGAATGTAGAAAtacaggaatactcattcattgctggtagcaaaGTAAAATTgtacaatgtaaaatggtacagcagttgaaatattaaacttccccacctggagaactcctgatagtctcacaagcagtgaggagtaccaatttaataggtcaagTCCTCGATTTTGGGGCTTACCCTAAttaacttatttctgcaaaagagaagctaagcctacttatgattatgcttcagagtcacacccagagaacttcttctattgctcagatgtggcctttagATGTTGGtttttctctctaaaccaactctgcccGTCAACAGATgactagataaataaaatgtggtatatacatacaatggaatattattaagctgtgaaaaggaatgaaatcctaatATATGCTACAGcatgaataaaccttgaagacatcatcttgagtgaaataagactgacccaaaaggacaaatattgtatgttctcactgatttgaaacaattagaataagcaaactcacagagtcagaatctagaatattggttaccaggGATGGGCTTggcaggggaggagagagggtaTGAGAAGTTACGGTTTAAAATGTagagggttcctatttggaatgatggaaatgttttggtaagtAATGGTAGCcatagtagcacaacactgtgaatgcaattaacagcactgaaatagatatttgaatatgattaaaagaggaaatgtcagattgtatatatggtaacagaataaaaatctaTGGAACTATATTACACAAATACTGCAACCTAAATTAAACCATGCACTCTTAaagagtacaaatataaaaaggtgCTATCATCAAATGGTAACAAATGttacacaccaatgcaaggtgttgatggtGGGGTAGGTTATGGGAAtccagtattttatgcatgattgttctataaacccacaacttacCAAAAGTaagtttcaaaaaataaaaagcaaacatggGAAAATACTAACAACTAGGTGAAGAGTTTACTGCACTGTTTCAACCCTTTGGTAggttagaaattaaaaaaaaaaaaaaagaggggtggAAGATTTCAAAAGGAACAAATGAGAACAAAAAAGGCTGAAAAGTATTAAAAGCAGGCAAAAAGGATTGTATCATATATAAATTTGTCTTTAATTTGCCAGATATCCTGTTAATGAGAATTATAAAAgaccaaaaacattttttttctgcaaactgcctttttttaaacaaatgatttGTTTTTCATTACAAATACTATGTAAGAGATGCCTTCTTTtgcaaaaccaataaatacaattttaaacacGTGATCTGCCCAAGatatctgaaaaaggaaaaaaaaaggcctgattttttttcaatatttttttaaaaactagaattATTCCCTAACCCTTTCAAAGAACAATTTTGAAGGTTATGActcagataaaacaaaaaaaaaaaaacaagaccacGTCATTgttgctttaaataatttttgataaTTCTTCAGATGTTACCTTTCCTCTCAGGAATTCATCTTCTCAAAATagtggtatttaaaatatttctaatgaaCTGATcaatgagagaaaagaaaatatttatccaACACATATATAAACTTTACCATAAACAATTATGCATATCAAAAAGACACTAACTTTAAAACGtacaaaaaaagtgagaaaaaacccgaattacagaaaagaaagtcaaatttatttaatgaaaaaacagaatttataaaaattagcCAATTCACAAAAAAATATACACACAGCAGCACTACGTAGTGACTCACAAAGGGGAAGAGCAGTGGTCATAGACCACTCAACATGGCTTGTCAGTTTAAAGGGGGGGAACACATACGcacatgccaaaacaaaacaaaaccaaaggaaaaaaaacaaacaatatccTCAAGAGTACAATCGATCTACACCAAACACAAATTcagccttatttttttaaaaaatggtttatctattttgtgaaaaaaaagaagaatgtaggCTTATTCGAACATAACTTTTTCAACTACTTAGGGAAAAAGGGGAGGGAGAATATATACTAAAATACAGCATTTGCCATAAGGTGGTAGTACTATGGTTGACTTTTATcctatttttgaaacattttataatatgCTATGCTGGTTTTAAAGTGCTGTGTTCCCCCAGAAAAGACATATCCTTTaattcctgattcaatattgtacaaTGGAAACCTCTGACTATATTGCTTCCActtaattgtgggtatgacctttggattagattactccatggagatgtgatatacccAATTCTGGGtatgtccttttgattagatggagatgtgactccactcattcaatttgcatcatgattagtttactgtatactttaaaagaggaaacattttgaagaaagctcagagaagcagacatttggagatgcttggagtactgacagagagagtagatgcctaAACAACATACATCTGGAGTTGCTAAAAGcacagcagatatcaccatgtgctttctcatgagataagcaggccagaacctagagttgtgtcctagaggagctaagtgaaggcccacagatgcttagagaggaatccACTGGCATCAGacactggaagcaatgaaaccaggaacaaggacccgGAGAcagtagccatgtgccttcccatgtgacagacattggcctttcttgactcaaagtatctttatctagataccctagtttggacatctttatggccttagaactgtaaacttgtaacttaataaaacccctttataaaagccaacccatttatggtatattgcattctggcagcatttagcaaatcaaaatgtaatttttttttttaatttagtataCTTTAAAGCAACTACATATGACATTACTGTTGAACACTCTCAGGTATTTGTACCATTAGCTGGCTTCACTTTGAAAAATCCTAGCAACAGAAACAGCATTGATGAGCCCTAGGAAGAGTAAGTCAATCAAAACACAACAAATGAATACTTTCCAACTGCCTATAATTTTAACAAAACCAGTACCAACAAATGATCTTTTACAAAAACcagtataaatataaacatacctCATCATATATGCTCCCATTAATATCTGCGCCATAGATAGGTGCCACAAATGTCAAGTTTTTCCAGTACTTACGCTCCAAATCTTCATAATCCAAGTATCTTGGAGTACaatatctgtaaaatgtagataaaaataagcagaaacaaggcaattttaagatttttcacCCATTTAATATAAATTGCTCCCTAAACAAACTccttatcaaaatgaaaatactgcacactcatattttcaaattaacaataaacaaatttattaacCACTGATACAGCAACTCTTCCAATTCCTAAATAATTCTATATAACTTTATgtttttcattaagaaaatatttttataaaaaactaTCAACAATAAGAGCAGAAAGTtggttaaaattttttattttggctttcaAAAATACTTCTAGAATCTATAACTATACTTTGTTAAGAAACTTTATTGATTTATATGTAAAAGGCAAAAAACATcagtagaaaaatggacaaaggcaATCTCATTAAAAGTCCAGATAAGTCTCTgattcagataagtcctgaaacctagcccagcctctccaaaacatcagatagttccatctccctaaaccatattagtgacagacccatcCAATACCAacaatttagaactgccatagcccaaacaaccgcaaagagaggtatggaaagatcaaaggtgatggcggaattatacatggaagatagaacttaacaaatgaatatgaatcctgaatcattaaactgatatcttttagtctccagtattttagaacagctagaagtaaaaacctaaaattgtgaaactgtaacccatgtcaaagtctgaaatatgttctacaactaattgtcttGCTGAGAtttgaaatatatagcttttttgtatatatgttcttgttcacaaatatgaaggaaaaaaaagttgactgtgatgataaaaaagcatttaagcccttgtcatggttagggacaggtgtcaacttggccaagttgtggtacctgttcatctgattgggcaagtgctggcctgtctgttgcaatgaggacatttcataggaataggtcatgatcacgtcagctacatccacagctgattccatttgtaatcagccaaaggggagtgtcttctgcaattagtgatgctaaatccaatcatgggaagccttttaaggaggactcagaggagacaggttgcattcctgctttggctggtgagcctctcctgtggagttcatccaggccatccattggagtcgtcggcttcgcagcctgccctgtggattttggactctgcattcctacggtcacgtgagacactttcataaattttatatttgcaagtgttccctgttgattctgtttctctagagaaccctaactaatacagccctctagcctcctatattctggaacagctagaaggaaaaatataagaggattgtatggtagcccttgacaaactctaggatctatcctgtaaccactttttgaagagtactttaaaaaactattgcttttttatttctttgctttgtagatatgttatactatacaataaaaaaaagttttaaaaaattccttattttggcttttaaaatacttttaaaatctatAACTAATTATACTATACTAAGAAACCTTATTGATTTATATGTAAAAGGCAAAAcatcaatagaaaaatggacaaaggacaaTCTCATTAAAAGTCCCACAAAGTAAAACTAAAATAGGCACTTTTCAGTTATTAGATTAGCAAATAGATAATATAGTGATAATGGGGGGAAAAACATGCCTTTTGCTACACAGCTACAGTAGAAATATGAACTGGTACAAACTCTCCAGAATATAATTTTGCAACACATATTAAAAACCTTAGAAAAAAGTAAAGCATTGGCCTTAAAATTCCAAGTCTCCAAAACAGAGATGTGCAATGATTTATGACCCACATGTTTGCTATAAAATTAATTGATAACACAATCTACTGTCTAACAACTAGGAATTAGTTAAATTGAGTACAGAACATAAGATTccatagaatatttttaaaagataaagatctTTCTAAGTACTGCCGTTGAAGCCGTTCCACATGATTGCTCAGTGAATGAAGCTGGTTATGGAATACTGTGTATATGATGACgctatttatgtaaaaataaaccTGTAGTTGTACATTAACTAGAAATTCATACCAAGCTATTAATATTAACATATGACTTACACAGAAAATCAGCATAGAAATTACACAAGGGCACTTATTTCTACGTATTATTGGGATTTTtaacaataaattttatattaccaCAAAAAAGAACAGCAATGTTTCTACTTGcagaaagtaaataaagaaaaaaaaggcagaacaaaagtaaaaaatttagCAGCAGTAGCAATCCCTATGAAGAATACTGGATATTTTGGAATGAATAATCATAGAATAATCCACATCCATTATCTGATATACTAGGGACCCCAAACTACTTATCTAAGTAATAGATAATAGAATAGCAAACAACATAATTTGACAACTGTATTTGAAACAAACAACAAGTTGTAATTTACACAGAACACTGGACTCTGACAGAGCagtcagaaaaattaaaaagggggTGGTAAGCGTGAAAGTAAAATTAACTTGACTTCACTGTACTTCTTTCATTATTAGTAAGCTCCAGTAGTATGAACTCCAGACAAAAGCAAGCTAACCAGAGATCAGATTCTggtgatgcagacagatatacctCCCTACTTCATTAATTCATACATATCTGTGCTTGACTTCAATTAAAAACTCTCTTTCAATACTTGTTCTTCTGTGCTGTCTTGTATTACTTTACTCACCCTGAGGAAAGACAGCTGTCATGCAAtaagcacacatacatacaataaACATGTATGGAGAGAATATGTGGtaaggaaatgagacaaggacTTTTGTCAGCAACCAGTAATAACTTGCCAGGTATATGAGTGAGCCACTTGGAAACAAAGTGGAAGCAAATCCTCCTgccccagtcaagccttcagtTACCTGCAGTCCCAGCTGACATCTTCACTACAACCTCATCAAAGACCCTGAcccagaaccacccagctaagtCACTCCCACTTTCCTGACATTGAGAAATTGTGCAATAATGAATGTCTGTTTAAGCTGCTTAATTCTGGGACAATTTTTATACAGTAATAGATATCTAATACAACAATGGCCCTTAGGATCATTCAAGGGTTTTCTTATTTatctaatatataatttattattgaaGCCTTTGACACATACAAAAAAACTGCCTAACAAACATAAGTCACATGTAGAATTTTAAGATCTCATGGCAACTAAAAGACTCAATGAAATCCATTTATAGACATTATAAAAGAGATGATAAAATGAGGAACAGTTTCCTTAACAGCAAGCTAAATTCAATTAGGTAACCAcctgaagaacagaaaagaaagattagAAGATAGCACAAGAGATTCCTGCTTTGCATCACAAGCTAAATTCTTTACGATGTTGACACATTTTTTtcgttagagaagttgtggatttacagaacaagtATGTATAAAAATAccggattcctatataccaccctataattaacatcttgcattagagTGGTACAttagttacaactgatgaaagcacatttttacaattgtactattaactgtagcccCTGGTTTAACTCAGGGTTCACCATTTTtagcatgtatttttaaaagaaatgaaaatagcaaactgaatccacCCACTTGCCACTGTTGGCCAGCTGCCTGAACTCATTCACAGTCATGGCCTTTTTCTGGATATTATATTGAGTGAAGAGTCCCGACTGCCCTGTGACCATCTGCTGGATCGGTGCTGGAATGAGCAAATGATCAATGTCTTCATAGCACTGTCTGGGCTTCCACTCCTTAGGAGGAAtcacctaaaaataaaataataaaataaaatattatcttgaAGACATTCAAGGTAGTTAATTGGCTTGCATATTCCAACCAAATACGAACTGAAGGATTTCTCAGCATCTCTATGACAATGGAGATTTACAATAAAGGAAATGCTTGTGTTCTCCAGAATATTCACCTCACTTATGATATCTTTTaagcagcaaacatttattaagtatccACTATACCAAACACTATATGATCATTAACTCATTTTACTGCTCAGAAGAATTCTGCAGTTAAAACTAACATCCtgattttaaagataaaactGAGAAAAAGAGAGGTAAAATAACATGCTGAAGTCCAAACCACTAGAGATGAGCTGCACTGAAATTCAAACTGAAACAATCTGATACCAGAATTCATATTTAGCTATTCTGTTAACCAGTTTCCCAAAAGAAGATGAAATTATGCTCACATAAATCATTTCTTCAAAAGTGcagtatttattgaattttatctAAACATCTATGTGCTATTTATATTGAtgtaggaaaaataattaaatttctgtttatctaatactttcttcatatatatacacacataatatATATTCAATGGCATGTCAGTGGTTTAACAATCAGATTTCCAAGAAGGTAGAGAGAAGCTTTATTTGAAGTTATGCCTATTTCCAAAGTATAAATACTCCCACAGAGCCAATTTCTACATAACACCAGTGAACATGGAGTTCAGAAGAGAGATGTAGTATCAATTCTGACACGCCAGTATAAGGTAACACAGCATTCCATTGTTTTCTAATAGTCATTTAAACACCTAAattgaaataacagaaaaatcaataaatactaaaaccaaaattatatattcatatgatTAAAAGTCATTAATTCGTTATTTATTGCTGGAATGTTTCCAGCTTCAgaagttgttttaattttttgaagacaaacttattttaaactttcaagTGCAAAATATAGCACACAAATAGAAAAGTGCATAACCACAGATATGCAGCTTAGTGAATAAGATAAAACACACAccagagttcagatagagtcaagaggctactcttatgcaagcttcaccttGACTAGACATTGTTACATATTATGGTTTGCCAAAGgccaatcaaaaccatttctgccaaccttAAACAACACCTATGGTGACagatgagattctacaaaggttccatgcactaggattatttccaaaaaatctacaacctccagatgggttcctaaaaTAGGTAAGCACTGAAACGCAGAagggggccagcctttccagaacatcaaactacttccacccccatcccatactAACAacggccccttccaacatgaaaaagctagaaagggcagagcccaatTAAccgtaaagattgggagaagcatcaaaggagatggtggagttatacagagaaggtaggattttgaaaaatgagtatgactgctgaatcactatattgatatttgttttagtctcctggGTCTTGAaacagatagaagtaaaaacctaaaaaaccaaaccctgaaatctattctacaactaactgttgcagtgccctttgaaatttattggttctttgtatatatgttattcttcacaataaaaaagtttaaataaataaaaacattaaaaacacatACCAGAGCACTCACAGCCCAGATGTAAGAAATAGGATATTACGAGCACCCCAGAGGCCCCCAAGGGCTCTTTCCCAAACACAACTCCCTTCCCCAATCTATCACAACATTTAAGGTAAACATGTCTTTAATGTGCTTTAATGTTTATGTCTGGAGGATGCAATCTCTAAACACTATGAGAGGACTCTCCCTGTTTTTGAactgaaaagaaatggaatgttACAATATAACTTTGAAGTTTATCTTATTTCACTAAATACTTTTGTGAGATTCAAATACAATGGTCTATATAGCTGAAATTCGTTGATTTCTAATGTGACTCTACATTCCATTGTATAGGTATTTACCTTTTCTATCTTTGAGGTCAATTGGTTTTTCTCTAATATTTGGCTACTGCTATTATTATTCCTGTACTTATTTTCTGGTAGCTGTATACAGACAAAGAGACTCCTAAGAGTGAAATGACTGGGGCAGGAGATTTTGTAGTTCAAATTGAGTATATACTGCCAAACCCTTGCTAAGTGTATGGATTCAGTCTCCCAGCAGCGATGTATCAAAATTCCTATTCCTCCATATCTTCATCACACTTGGTATTGTCAATCACCTATACTACAGTCTTTCTGGTGTGTGTAACGATACCAAAGTGTGGGAACAAATTTGAATCTGGACAACTAAAGAAGATTTTCATATAATCATTGACCAATGAATACCTTTTTCTGTGAAGAGTTTATTCAAGTCTCTTTCCattttgctattcttttcttttttttctttctttttttaagattagGGGGCCTGAGCAGCTTCACAGGCAGAGGAGAAGAAACAAGAATGTCTCTTCACAAGACTAGCTGGCACTACATTCTGCCTCTGAAGCAGAGGAAAGAACTGCCCAAAGATGACACTGCCTTGGAAAAAAGCTGCAGCTTCTGAAATAAAGAAAGCAGAAGCACTGCAAATAACCCTTCTGAAGCTTACATTGTCTTTTGTCTGTAACATCTAAATACATAGCATATTCCGCTATAATtataatatggaaatatttattaacaaaataaagtttttggcAAATGCCTAGAGTGGCATCAGTCATGTCATCAAAGGTTTGAAGCAACGGTGTCAACACAGCTGGGTAGGATTCAATGTTTGGTGATGGAAGGTAAAAATCAAAaattcctttgatttcttctattaATGCCTTATTACCTGACAATGCTGGGCAGGTCTTCTCTCCTTAAAATTCTtctgattctatttttatttcatacattGCCCCACAGCCTCCTGAAATGTTGGTTTATTTGATAGCCATAACTCAAGGAAACTTTTGAGAATGTGCATCACTCAACTCCCCCTCGGTCTGGGAGACAAATGTCTGAGGTCCACAGAGAAGAGACAGCCTGCGGATCCCGCCAAGCAGAAGAGGCATGGGCCAGGTCCAGCCCTAGGTCACAATGCCCAAGCCACTTGAAGGATTCTTCTttacatatattctaaatattctaTTGGAGATATTTTATGTCAGTAGGTATGCATGTatcttttcccttcctctcaCTTGCCCTCCAATTTTAAGGGTATCTTGTGATAaacaatatttctttattttaaaataatctaatttattcatttttgcctATAAGGCTACTGCTTCAGATTTtgtgtttcaaaaatatttccctacTCTAGGGCAAGAGGATATTATAGTTTATATTCTAcgatttttaagacttttttctttaatccttaGGTCTACAATGTACTTGAAACAAGTgccaaaaaacttttttttaatttccatcaaGCTTCATCTCTTTCCATACAGATATCCAAATGTTTCAGCAACATTACTTAAAAGAGCCTCCTTTCCTTTGTAGCACCATAAATCAAACACCTGTACGTAGATAAGTCTGTTTCTGggtctcttttttcttctgtttatctAACTATCTCTATGCTAATACCACACTGTTTAATTACTGTACCTTTAGAATGAGTCGTGATATCCATTAGGAGGACAGTGCTCcactttgtatttctttaagaCTCTTACAGCTCTTCTTGCCTTATGCCTTATTCTAtatatgttctatatatgttaatTAGATCAAGATGGTCAATTGTGTTGATCATATCATCCatatctttattaattttatgccTCCTTGTTCCAACAGTTACTAAAAGAGGTGTTTTGAAATTCATCACTATGATTATAGATCTATCTATTTCTCGTAGCAATTCTgacaatttttaaattctctgaaGCTATGATATTAGAAGCACAAAAGTAAATCTGTTACTACATATTTCTAACAAATTGAACCTTTTATCATTAAGAAGCCTCTCTCCTTATCTCTAGTGATCCTTCTggctttaaaatctattttgtttgatagtAATACAATAACATCAGCTTTCATTTGGATGGTtttatattgcatttttctttccatgCTTTTACTTGCAACATTACTGTGTCTTAAATTTCTCTTATAGACAACATAAGCTGGTGGGGTAGGTAATATAAAGGCTTCCAATTCTCTACAAACAATAACCTGTGCCATACAATTTCGCAATGCCTTCCACTGTATGCCTAGCACTGTAACTTGCTTTGACCCatggaaaaataacacatatgctTGCACAGTCTGGCTTCCCTTGTTCATGACCCTGTATTCGGCAATGAGAAGAGCATGCCCCTCGTATATTCTGACCGAACAGCCTAGGCCCCAGAATGAACTCATGTAGAATAGACCTATGGTCCACTCTACCCAACCAAGCCCAGACTACATCAACCAAGACACGGCCAATGGGTAGACCCATGAGAATGACAGCAAATATCTATTGATTTAAGCCTGTGCAGAAAAGGGTGCCAGAGTAGGCTAGAGGCTGCTATCTTTAGAAGGGTCTGCTCAAAATGCTGATTTCGGGAGTATTCCCACCATTCCCTAACTAATCAGGGTAATTTACTGCACCCAGACTATTTTTACAAACAATGTGGGTGATACTGAACACCTGCTTCCCTTCTGGGAGTCTGAAATTAGGTACATGCTAGGTGGATGGTGCCTCTGTTACAAGCTCTTAATACAAACCTTGGTTGCTGAGTTGCTTGTGGGCTTCTCTGAGCATAAGCATAACACATATATTGCTTCTGCACCTTTTGTTGAAGGGAAAGAATGGACTCTGTGTGGCCCCACAAGGGAGGGACAGAGTTTAATGAAGCCTATATATGGTTTCCTCCAGATACTACTTTTTCTATTATGATCTAATTGTGTATACCTATAACACTTGCCAATAAAATTTAGCTGTGAGTAAGTTTTTTGCAGAGTCCCATGACTCCTATTAGTCAGTCTTTGAATATGGACGTGGTCTGAGGAATCTCAACACAAACCCCTGAATTTTGGAGGGTACTGGATAATATTCTCCCTTTGAGCAGTGAAGGAACCTGAGCATATGATGAGATGTCATTTCCATAATAAAGGTTATATTAAATGGCACAGTTAACTTTAAGGGAGATAATCTTC of the Tamandua tetradactyla isolate mTamTet1 chromosome 2, mTamTet1.pri, whole genome shotgun sequence genome contains:
- the KDM4C gene encoding lysine-specific demethylase 4C isoform X5 — protein: MEAAKLESPLNPSCKIMTFRPSKEEFRDFNKYLAYMESKGAHRAGLAKVIPPKEWKPRQCYEDIDHLLIPAPIQQMVTGQSGLFTQYNIQKKAMTVNEFRQLANSGKYCTPRYLDYEDLERKYWKNLTFVAPIYGADINGSIYDEVCYPPGARKTT